The following coding sequences are from one Verrucomicrobiia bacterium window:
- a CDS encoding aldo/keto reductase, whose protein sequence is MAAESFMEARVSKVPQRQFGKLDLHGSVIGLGTVKWGRNQKVKYAPFELPADEALMQLLDAAEALGINVIDTAPAYGISEERVGKLLQGRRERYLLMSKVGEEFTNGESHYEFTVESVERSITRSLKRLHTDRLDLVMLHCQPDDMSAITGSPALETLAKLKTKGLLRYYGVSSMTLEGGLKALELSDAVMVAWNFEYRAQEEVIRQAGKQGKAALLKRALLSGNLHQASTGKNLVETCVHEALNLPEVSSLIAGTINVAHLRENAEAAISWPGKV, encoded by the coding sequence GTGGCAGCAGAATCTTTCATGGAGGCGCGTGTGAGCAAGGTGCCGCAACGTCAGTTCGGGAAATTGGATTTGCATGGCAGTGTCATCGGTCTTGGCACGGTGAAATGGGGGCGTAACCAGAAGGTGAAGTACGCGCCGTTTGAGTTGCCCGCCGATGAAGCCTTGATGCAATTGCTGGATGCGGCGGAAGCGCTCGGCATAAATGTCATCGATACCGCGCCCGCCTACGGCATTTCCGAAGAGCGCGTAGGCAAGTTGCTGCAAGGGCGACGGGAGCGATATCTGCTGATGAGCAAGGTGGGTGAGGAATTCACGAATGGTGAATCGCATTACGAATTCACAGTTGAAAGTGTGGAACGAAGCATCACGCGGAGCTTGAAACGCTTGCATACGGATCGGCTGGACTTGGTGATGTTGCATTGCCAGCCGGATGACATGAGCGCCATCACGGGTTCACCGGCGTTGGAGACGTTGGCTAAACTCAAGACGAAGGGGTTGCTGCGTTACTACGGTGTTTCTTCCATGACGTTAGAGGGCGGCTTGAAAGCGTTGGAACTGAGCGATGCGGTGATGGTGGCATGGAATTTCGAGTATCGTGCGCAGGAAGAAGTCATCCGTCAGGCAGGCAAGCAAGGCAAAGCGGCGTTGCTGAAACGAGCCTTGCTTTCAGGAAATCTGCATCAGGCGAGCACGGGGAAAAATCTGGTGGAGACGTGTGTGCATGAGGCGCTGAATTTGCCGGAGGTTTCATCGCTCATCGCGGGGACGATCAATGTGGCGCATCTGCGGGAAAATGCAGAGGCGGCGATTAGTTGGCCTGGTAAGGTTTGA
- a CDS encoding esterase has protein sequence MRQFFHREIFTIEGVAREAVIFIPAGASKAPAPVVFVFHGHGGSSQRALEQFTMPKNWPEAISVHMQGLATASAGDPEGKKPGWQNKPGDYGDRDLKFFDAVLNRLVKSGKADEKHIYVTGFSNGGGFTYVLWAARGDKLAAVAPAAAPNANRMIPQLKPKPVLSISGLKDALVKYDNQMEAVEGLRKLNGCEGPGRQWGRQGKLYRSKTGTPVLALVHPGGHEVPDNVPLAVVKFFQADMRLEEPTE, from the coding sequence ATGCGCCAGTTCTTTCATCGCGAGATTTTCACCATCGAAGGTGTGGCCCGTGAAGCAGTCATCTTTATCCCTGCCGGAGCTTCGAAAGCTCCAGCTCCCGTGGTGTTCGTGTTCCACGGGCATGGCGGTTCATCTCAGCGGGCGTTGGAGCAGTTCACCATGCCGAAGAACTGGCCGGAGGCGATCTCTGTACATATGCAAGGATTGGCGACGGCTTCTGCCGGAGACCCCGAGGGCAAGAAGCCCGGCTGGCAGAACAAGCCGGGCGATTACGGCGATCGTGATCTCAAATTCTTTGACGCTGTGCTGAACCGGTTGGTCAAATCCGGCAAAGCGGATGAAAAGCATATCTATGTGACCGGTTTTTCCAACGGTGGCGGATTCACTTATGTGTTGTGGGCGGCACGCGGAGACAAGCTCGCGGCGGTCGCTCCGGCGGCGGCGCCTAACGCAAACCGGATGATTCCCCAGCTCAAGCCCAAACCCGTGTTGAGCATCTCCGGACTCAAGGATGCTTTGGTGAAATACGATAATCAGATGGAAGCTGTAGAGGGCTTGCGCAAGTTGAACGGATGCGAGGGGCCAGGCCGCCAATGGGGCCGCCAAGGAAAACTCTATCGTTCCAAGACGGGCACACCGGTGCTCGCACTGGTGCATCCGGGAGGACACGAAGTCCCTGACAATGTGCCTCTAGCCGTCGTAAAATTCTTTCAGGCGGATATGCGTCTCGAAGAACCGACAGAGTAA
- a CDS encoding excinuclease ABC subunit UvrC — translation MPVTDHIRNKLSQVTHKPGVYLMKDRFGTVIYVGKARDLRKRVSQYFHPSRRMGWDLKFNALVDAIHDFDTHIVKSEPEALLLESKLIKEFHPRYNISFRDDKQFIMLKVNLNDPIPRFTLTRQKHDDGARYFGPFPNSGAMRRTLNLVRHKFNLRGCRPLTPNESDYKHCLFGHLKVCTAPCIGNVTREQYLLQVTAGCDFLDGQCHEMLGELEKEMKHAAVKLDFEKAAQLRDLIADLKRTTQKTEKFERIPYKLPVAINPEADMRELGRLLGLAKAPERIEGYDISNISGTFMVSSMVSFWHGRPDRSNYRRFKMKTVTEQNDFACMAETIQRRYSRLLKEIKGEPLPAEEKTPDTGGGASKDEIQRAVDDVSDAWQGKRAKKNQDAAAVRSTGEPPILSPETPAENGSAEADVQPLEPSEELNAPWVPKPPSKAKLPDLILIDGGKGQLNAACEELAKLGLQGIPIIGLAKEYEEIYRPGISEPLRLSHDTGALKLLQRVRDESHRFANTYNAQLRIKKISESILDEFPGIGQARKSALLKKFGSVQRLRMATLEQIAEVPGFGGKAAQELKTFLEARTK, via the coding sequence GTGCCCGTTACGGATCACATACGGAACAAACTGAGCCAGGTCACCCATAAACCGGGTGTGTACCTGATGAAGGACCGTTTCGGCACGGTGATCTATGTGGGCAAAGCGCGCGATCTCCGCAAACGCGTGAGCCAGTATTTCCATCCCTCACGCCGCATGGGCTGGGATTTAAAATTCAATGCGCTCGTCGATGCCATCCACGATTTCGATACGCACATCGTGAAGAGCGAGCCCGAGGCGCTGCTGCTCGAGAGCAAGCTGATCAAGGAATTTCATCCGCGCTACAACATCAGCTTCCGCGATGACAAACAGTTCATCATGCTGAAGGTGAACCTGAACGATCCCATCCCGCGCTTCACGCTCACGCGCCAGAAACATGATGATGGCGCGCGCTACTTCGGCCCCTTCCCGAACTCAGGAGCCATGCGGCGCACGCTCAATCTCGTCCGTCATAAATTCAATCTGCGCGGCTGCCGTCCGCTCACGCCGAATGAATCTGATTACAAGCATTGCCTCTTCGGCCACCTGAAAGTTTGCACTGCACCGTGCATTGGCAACGTCACGCGCGAACAATATCTCCTCCAAGTCACTGCGGGTTGTGACTTCCTTGACGGCCAATGTCACGAGATGTTGGGCGAGCTGGAAAAGGAGATGAAGCATGCAGCCGTTAAATTGGATTTCGAGAAGGCCGCGCAGTTGCGCGATCTCATCGCCGATCTCAAACGCACCACTCAGAAGACCGAGAAGTTCGAGCGCATCCCTTACAAGCTGCCCGTAGCCATCAATCCCGAAGCGGACATGCGCGAGCTGGGCCGCCTCCTCGGCCTTGCCAAGGCACCGGAGCGCATCGAGGGCTACGACATCTCGAACATCAGCGGCACATTCATGGTATCTTCCATGGTGAGCTTCTGGCACGGACGCCCCGATCGCTCGAACTACCGTCGCTTCAAGATGAAGACGGTGACGGAACAAAACGACTTCGCCTGCATGGCCGAAACGATCCAGCGCCGATACTCGCGTCTGCTGAAAGAGATCAAAGGCGAACCGCTCCCTGCCGAAGAAAAAACACCCGACACCGGCGGAGGCGCGAGCAAAGACGAGATCCAACGCGCCGTAGACGACGTTAGCGATGCCTGGCAGGGCAAACGCGCGAAGAAAAACCAAGATGCCGCGGCTGTGCGTTCCACTGGCGAACCACCAATCCTGTCGCCGGAAACTCCTGCTGAAAATGGATCTGCCGAAGCGGATGTTCAACCTCTCGAGCCATCGGAAGAACTCAACGCCCCGTGGGTGCCCAAGCCACCTAGCAAAGCGAAACTTCCCGACCTTATCCTAATCGACGGCGGCAAAGGCCAGCTCAACGCCGCCTGTGAAGAACTCGCCAAACTCGGCCTGCAAGGCATCCCCATCATCGGTCTCGCGAAGGAATACGAAGAGATTTATCGCCCCGGCATTTCCGAACCGTTGCGCTTGAGCCACGACACAGGGGCGTTGAAATTACTGCAACGCGTGCGCGATGAATCCCACCGCTTCGCGAACACTTACAACGCCCAGCTTCGTATCAAGAAGATCTCCGAGAGTATTCTGGATGAATTCCCCGGTATCGGTCAGGCCCGTAAGTCCGCTCTATTAAAGAAATTCGGTTCCGTGCAACGTCTTCGTATGGCGACCTTGGAACAGATCGCCGAAGTCCCCGGCTTCGGCGGCAAAGCTGCGCAAGAGCTGAAAACCTTCCTTGAAGCCCGCACGAAATGA